One part of the Synergistaceae bacterium genome encodes these proteins:
- a CDS encoding Rpn family recombination-promoting nuclease/putative transposase has protein sequence MKFTRRKKIADLGRSIVLDILAVDTEGRLYNLEVQRDPRGAKPKRARLHGAFIDVHTAKKGGDFEETPECYIIFITETDVLGYGELVYTIQHTIKEVNHAKFNDGQTFIYLNCSAKDDGSPAWKLAHDMKCADLDKILIPEIAETMRDTREEAPLKLMKGDGNMNEHTRPVDKKMLRFIKDYFRDEIAADKKRAKEKGIQEGKEIGIRETITRAIKAFLTTTDLTFKAIAENLGVSLAEVEAVAKTLGR, from the coding sequence ATGAAGTTCACGCGCAGAAAAAAAATTGCAGATTTAGGACGTTCTATTGTGCTTGACATTTTAGCGGTTGACACTGAAGGACGCTTATATAATCTCGAAGTTCAGCGAGACCCAAGAGGAGCAAAACCCAAACGCGCAAGACTTCACGGAGCTTTTATCGACGTTCACACAGCGAAAAAGGGCGGAGATTTCGAGGAGACTCCGGAATGTTATATAATTTTCATAACAGAGACTGACGTTCTTGGGTATGGCGAACTCGTTTATACGATCCAGCACACTATAAAAGAAGTCAATCACGCAAAATTTAATGATGGTCAGACATTTATTTATCTCAACTGTTCGGCGAAAGACGACGGCAGCCCGGCTTGGAAGTTAGCTCACGACATGAAATGCGCTGATCTCGACAAAATATTAATTCCCGAAATCGCAGAAACTATGCGCGATACTAGGGAAGAAGCACCGTTAAAGTTAATGAAAGGAGACGGAAACATGAACGAACACACTAGACCAGTAGACAAAAAAATGCTCCGATTCATAAAGGACTATTTTAGAGACGAAATCGCAGCCGACAAAAAACGCGCGAAGGAAAAGGGCATTCAAGAAGGCAAAGAAATCGGCATTCGAGAAACCATCACGAGAGCTATAAAAGCATTTCTCACTACAACAGACTTGACCTTCAAAGCTATTGCAGAAAATCTCGGTGTCTCACTCGCAGAAGTCGAAGCCGTAGCTAAAACTTTAGGGAGATAA